TTTTCATTCAAAATTTTTATGTAGTATACTAAAGTAAATTTATTTAATAAGCTTTATTGTAACTGGTTAGTTTCTGAAATATGCTTGAAAGTAATAAAAAAacatcttaaataataagacaccataatataatttaaaaatgaaGTCATGTTTTTATAGGTAACTAATAGGTATCCTAAGATAACTAAAAGTAAATCTTTAGTAGAAAGGTAACGAGTctatattttatgaatattgtaAGCAACTAAAATATTACTTTTGAAAGTCCGAGGAAAATAGAAAAATTTGGGCAGCGAGATTGCTCCCATTTTTTCAGTGCTGAGTTGACAATATCTTCACTTTTTGTGGgatgaattatttttaaatactgtAGGTAgtttttttaattacattttgTTCTGAAGTTACTTTTTACCATTATTTTAGTCAAGTAACCCTTTAATGTAACACATAATTAACgataaaagaaaaaacaaaactcTTATATTGGGTCAATATATTATCAAACGTAGGCATAGATAGCAATCttgtataaaaaataaaattgtgaccTGATATACACGGTTTTTGCATTTGTTATTAGGATGGAAAAACAAAATTGTACGCATTGCAAAGGAATCAATTAATACTACGGAAAGGGTTTCGCTTCTCATACCGAAATGTCCTCAAAGACAAGGAAATTGTTTGACCAACCAATGACAACACCATGCTTAATACGTACGAATGTTCAAATATATTCAGCACATTCTCCTTGTGGTTAAGAAATAGTTGTTGTATTAACTTTTCTCATTGAAAGATTCTCCCAGTCTTCAAAGTTTTCTGCTCTACAAAAgcaatagttatatatatatatatatttatattcctCTTTGTATGTCTAACTGGAATCGTATTGTATAGGACATCCTCAAGAAGCTAAGGACCTCATCGTCCAAGCCAACGCCCAAACTGTTGACTTGAACTACAAGTCAGTTAATCTCAAACGACAAGAAAACTCTTGTTGTTTATCTCTTCTCATCATTTTATTCCTCtcctttaaattatatataaccAATTTGATGTTGACCATTCTCAACAATTAAATTACCAAAACCCCAAAACACCAACATTCATTCTTACACAAAACGACAATAAATTTGTGAAAAAATGGAGCTTTCTACTTATAAGAATAACTGCGAAGAAGGCAGTACGACAGAGAATATTGTGTTCTTTGACTTGGAAACGACAGTGCCCAGAAGAGCCGGGCAACGGTTCTGGGTATTGGAATTCGGTGCAATCGTAGTTTGCCCTCGAAAGCTGGtggagttggagagcttcagtacTGTTATAAGGCCAGGGGATCTGTCTGCCGTGTCGTTGAGGTCTTCTCGGTGTGATGGGATTACTCGAGAAACGGTAGCCAAAGCGCCGTCTTTTGAAGAAGTTGCTGATAAGATTTTTAACGTTTTGGATGGCAGAATATGGGCAGGGCATAACATACAAAGGTTTGACTGTGTAAGAATTAAGGAGGCCTTTGCAGATATTGGTAGGCCTGCCCCTAGACCTCTTGGAATGATTGATTCTTTAAGAGTTTTGACTCACAAGTTTGGCAAAAGAGCTGGTAATATGAAGGTACGTATTTACGTAATTCAAAACCATCAAAAACCCTTAATTATATACGtatattacttttatttttaagTAATTATAGTGTGTAATTTTATGAGTTTCGTTTACTTTTGATGTATAATTTTAGATGGCGACGTTGGCTGATTATTTCGGGCTTGGGCAGCAAAAACACAGGTTTGCGTTtatataattaactaaaatatttatttccgaTCGAGTGCAAATTATAATTGTTTTAATAAACAGAAGCCTTGATGATGTTCGGATGAATCTTGAAGTTCTGAAGCACTGCGCAACCGTTCTTTTTCTGGTATGCAAAGTCTTGATTCACATCagctaataataattatatagaAAATTTCTATATAAAacatacaattatatatataaagcCTAAATTATAAATATCCTAATGGTAAACAAACCAAAAGATGAATTTCTCATCAAATTTGACAGTTCATTATTATCAAAAATTGACATAAATTAAATTTATGTGGTTTTGGTGTTAATtaaggaggcaagcctcccaagcaCATCGAATGGAAGCTGGCGTACGGACTGTAATAGTACAATAATGACCAGAAGTAGAAGCCATGGGAAACTGGTGTGCCGGGAACGAGAAGAACCAAGTCGAAAATCTCCCCCAACTTCTATTGCTACTTATAATATTGGATATCAACGATCTGTTCCCTACACGAGGGCAAGTTTGGGAAAGGTTTGGacttatatttattaatattatatattctcTGCATTAATCCGATGATGAATTAATTCTTTTCTGCATTATATAATACATATTAATTTGTATAAGATCAATACATGCATGGACTAATTAAGAGATGAAATTATCGAAAAACAGATGACAGAGAGAGTGAAGAATCTTGTGCTCTGTAAAGGCAATGGAAATCAGCCTTTGATAAGCCAATTACTCAGGCATTCTCATTCGCTGCTCCGGTGACAAATTAAtaatttctagagagagagagagagtaatgaATCGCCGACCCACGACGTTGATTTTTTGCTGCCTCACAACTCCTAATTGTCTGATCTAATAATTATTCTTTATTCAATTAATGTATATGTAGATTTATTGAGAATAGGTCGATAAATATATATTTCCACGTAAATTAACAAGCTAGCCAGACCGTATTCATTTGTCAAATTGGCGGAAGGAAAAAACGAATTGATGAATATTACGGTCGAGAGGACAACATTGAATAAAGAGTAGTACTTGACTTCATTATTAATCTTGTTCGATTGATTCATTTATCGAAATGAAGTGCCCTAGCAACACCATGCACCTCGCTTTTAATATATTCGATCAGTTATGTTGCTGTATAGAAAACCATGAAATATCTATTAATTTATTTGGTTTCTCATTGATATTTTCAATAAAAACaatcatttattaattttttctgtTAATTTGTTTAGTCTTTGTAAGAGATCATACAAGCAAAATTTATtgagttaattttataaataataatcaTCAGAAAAAcaaatttgatttatttcaaaTATCTCTTCTGTATCTCCTTATCTTTATATAAAAGTGTGTAGATATTTAactgttttttttattaattttaagggaatattctaaatatttaagaagatatatctttaaaataaattaaaaatagatttttattaattatattaatataaatttaaatattataaagtatcattattataataaaatttaatataaaattacttatttaataattataataatataaatttgaatTCTTCAcctgttataaaatattattacgaTAATAATATaccatcctaattttttactaattatattaatttgaattcaaatataCTATGTAatataagactagatatttaatacttatattaatataattttaaatattataaaatatcattacaacaataatatataatacataatctaaatttttgttaaaaaaattatcatttatatttaaaaagaaaacatgttatttatttttaacaTTAACTAAAAAAATCATATACCCAAAATCGACTTCATTATTTGTACATGGATAAAACAACATATACATGATCGTCTTCATCATTTATTttctaatataatatttttatctattaaTTTGTACATggtatttaatttgttattttatttttgaaaaaaaccataaataatattttggtttaatttttttaatatattattatgtcattcttttatatataatattacttatttatatgaaatttatatgacaatcatacaaatttaataaacataattaataaattctataaataaatctaagcaaacgtgtattacacattacttgtatctagtatatataaaaagtgtgtagataacggaaattttttgttttaacattttcttttgttaattttaacagaatattctaaatatttaacggaatatacttctaaaacgatttcaaaaaatatatattttaattataataatataaaatatcattattatactacatatttatcaattatattaagataaattcaaatgttatatatcattattataataatatataatacaagactatatatttaataattatattaatataaatttaaatgttataaatattattattatagtaatatataacatgtaatatataatcatattttttataaaattttactaGAATAAGTATTTAGTAATTATTGTTGACCCCTAATTTagccaatgacacagagtcaaatttACGATATAGAATAAGAAtcgaacttaagaataagaaacGACCAAATAAGTTCGAGTCAACTTATcaataatgacctacgtccacttcgtACTGTTATTTATGTAAATCAGAGTCAACTTatgaattatagtggttcagccctgctCATcaataatgacctacgtccacttcgtACTCTTATTTATGTAAATTCCCAAAACCTGCGATCAGATAAGTCGGAGTCAAGTGAGTTTCACATACTTGAGAGAGAGGATACAAAAATTGCTTTAGATCTTTATAATTCTCTTAAAGTAAGGAATTACATCGTAAGAAACAAATGAATTCttgagtcctctatttatagactcaagaatGTACatagtgttgggaaaacttatacatgatcttgtttattttcatgtaaatcatataaacatattaatataagataacctagaacatgtttataaaattgcattcaaacagaaataatgagaagaacacttacattatacgcagcggaatgaatgagtcattccttcagtttctctaaccattgtatcctttctgtcgcagagcaTTACAAAGAAACTGAACTGTTcctcaattttcttcacagccttccaaagtatccttagaatcatctagactagagtgggcaattctcaacacatgagatagatacagagagaagaagataaaagaataatgaggcttagaaaatgacttatgttggtAGAtggaatctaaaacctactacatcttctgatcttctcaaaaacTTGTGTCTGTCATATGTTTTCAACTCTAACtaagcattcattttatagactcaattaggccatttattttaattaaaaaatcaataaaataatagccaattaacagccctaggtcgaaattctcatgggctttaggcccgtgaaatttcctttttaattataagctcattggacttaaaatcaatgcatgtattattttctattgatttaataaattaaataattatttaaatcctttatcaaattaattatttataattttaaccttgatttaaacttatttattaatttagataccaatttatcttaattaataaatcagccctaatttatcttttcttctctaaattacataactttgtgaaactatccaaaattgacctggtcaactttgataattctaattgataattaaatcaattaattgagactatctagatgattttatccaaggtacaacgAGGACCAtaagcctatgaaatcaagctccaataagttatcataaatctaacaaataaatttactaccttattaattcctcgtgactccactaaagactcagaattgcactcttgaattcatagaatgttctataagaaatatagatacgttattaattatccattgttacaaccataatcatcactcaatcctctatagacgatctacaatgagataggactaaaatatcgttttacccttcattgtattttatccttaaaacacttagttccttgtaaatgatatttcagtaaactaatattaattattgaaatgagatatctatcatttaacaccttgaaccaaactaaaaggaaaccatcatttcacttcttcatcagaagctatagatgttcatatctatgattaacatacccactcaattatactattgagttcccaagatataagtatgggctagtccgtagggtaagctggtaacgaacaagtcaaataactcaaataatacaatcagttagaatactaaccactcagaattgagattgaattgacctatggtcaactatatgatatgactagaatcgATAATAaaagtatgtttacttatcttatcaactgtcaatatcggtcatgtctaatgtaacaaatacatccgatcttatctactttgctaatgctctagaaagaacataacacaacaatgtgtaagtagatcatatcgttgattggaaagtcagtgtaaatcctgtgcactgactaatcttaggactaacttattttgaacatataat
The genomic region above belongs to Humulus lupulus chromosome 1, drHumLupu1.1, whole genome shotgun sequence and contains:
- the LOC133830061 gene encoding protein NEN4, whose amino-acid sequence is MELSTYKNNCEEGSTTENIVFFDLETTVPRRAGQRFWVLEFGAIVVCPRKLVELESFSTVIRPGDLSAVSLRSSRCDGITRETVAKAPSFEEVADKIFNVLDGRIWAGHNIQRFDCVRIKEAFADIGRPAPRPLGMIDSLRVLTHKFGKRAGNMKMATLADYFGLGQQKHRSLDDVRMNLEVLKHCATVLFLEASLPSTSNGSWRTDCNSTIMTRSRSHGKLVCREREEPSRKSPPTSIATYNIGYQRSVPYTRASLGKMTERVKNLVLCKGNGNQPLISQLLRHSHSLLR